A region of bacterium DNA encodes the following proteins:
- a CDS encoding major capsid protein, producing YFASIGEAEDLAADGDALTPATLTESSETSTVAHSGKAFEITRWAQSGTGDPYAEGSRQILVALKRRLDKALIDAAKSATGWGSYTYDRSAIGDGKITYDSLTETLALFGDETGDLAALALHSKVYKDLLQIKDTTGRPLWVDTSGVGLPKLTALGIPIIVSDRLAAVATVYPGLLLKKGALAAWIDDAALEVLTDVDVLTNADIAAVHMYYVVHRYLRYDGLSKPGVAILKTK from the coding sequence TACTTCGCCTCGATCGGCGAGGCCGAGGATCTGGCGGCGGACGGCGACGCGCTGACGCCCGCCACCCTGACCGAGTCGAGCGAGACCTCGACCGTTGCCCACTCGGGCAAGGCGTTCGAGATCACGCGCTGGGCGCAGAGCGGCACGGGTGACCCCTACGCCGAGGGTTCGCGCCAGATTCTGGTCGCGCTCAAGCGGCGCCTGGACAAGGCCCTCATCGACGCGGCCAAGAGCGCCACCGGCTGGGGTTCGTACACCTACGACCGCAGCGCCATCGGCGACGGCAAGATCACCTACGACTCGCTCACCGAGACGCTCGCGCTGTTCGGTGACGAGACCGGGGACCTCGCGGCCCTTGCGCTGCACAGCAAGGTCTACAAGGACCTTCTGCAGATCAAGGACACCACGGGCCGGCCTCTGTGGGTCGACACCTCGGGCGTGGGCCTGCCGAAGCTGACGGCCCTCGGCATCCCCATCATCGTGAGCGATCGGCTCGCGGCTGTCGCGACCGTCTACCCCGGGCTGCTCCTGAAGAAGGGTGCCCTGGCTGCGTGGATCGACGACGCGGCGCTCGAGGTGCTCACCGACGTGGACGTGCTGACCAACGCGGACATCGCGGCGGTGCACATGTACTACGTGGTCCACCGCTACCTGCGATACGACGGGCTCAGCAAGCCCGGCGTGGCGATCCTCAAGACGAAGTGA
- a CDS encoding phage virion morphogenesis protein, with amino-acid sequence MSGVEGIEGFDVLIKGFNRVAESGMKLVSQSLAEEQVDLIKEGFKNGTAPDGSAWAALSELSRNGDGGTPLNDTGKHLKNATHIAAVSPSCYRVVIGFQHASVHQRGAVIVAKGARALCWPCIHYRGKQGKQRREYTHAFARKVTIPARPMVPEGALPSRWLRSLQEAFDDTMDVLLGHGK; translated from the coding sequence GTGAGCGGCGTCGAGGGGATCGAAGGCTTCGACGTTCTGATCAAAGGGTTCAACCGCGTCGCCGAAAGCGGGATGAAGCTGGTCTCGCAGTCGCTCGCGGAGGAACAGGTCGACCTCATCAAGGAAGGGTTCAAGAACGGAACCGCACCAGACGGAAGCGCCTGGGCAGCCCTCTCGGAACTCAGCCGCAACGGCGACGGCGGTACGCCGCTCAACGATACGGGCAAGCACCTCAAGAATGCAACCCACATCGCGGCCGTGAGCCCGAGCTGCTATCGGGTAGTCATCGGGTTCCAGCACGCGAGCGTGCACCAGCGGGGTGCCGTCATCGTTGCGAAAGGCGCGCGCGCACTGTGCTGGCCGTGCATTCACTATCGCGGCAAGCAGGGCAAGCAGCGCAGGGAATACACTCACGCGTTCGCCCGGAAGGTGACGATCCCCGCGCGCCCCATGGTGCCAGAGGGAGCATTGCCTAGTCGCTGGCTCAGGAGCCTCCAGGAAGCATTCGACGACACGATGGACGTCCTGTTGGGGCACGGCAAATGA